In Novipirellula caenicola, one genomic interval encodes:
- a CDS encoding SDR family oxidoreductase, giving the protein MSSQFERLRGARCLVTGGAGFIGSHLVDALRGAGATVRVLDNFSTGFQHNLDHTTSDDEVEIINGDASDADCVRSATKDIDYIFHHAAMASVPRSMREPALCHAWCATSTVELLKSAADNGVKRLVLASTSAAYGDSPFVSKRESDPVAPLSPYAAAKLAAESYCQAFYRGFGLETVVLRYFNVFGPRQDPKSEYSAVIPRFVSMILSGDRPIIYGDGKQSRDFVYVRDVARANMLAATSSDAPGGTFNIGRGERTSLLMLLNSLRDILGQGIDPIHEPPRAGDVRDSLADINVARNRLGFEPQVTIDQGLEMSVDFYRSLVVNA; this is encoded by the coding sequence ATGTCGAGTCAGTTTGAGCGTCTTCGCGGAGCCCGATGTCTTGTCACCGGCGGTGCTGGGTTCATTGGATCGCACCTCGTCGACGCGCTGCGTGGTGCCGGAGCGACGGTTCGTGTGTTAGATAACTTCAGCACGGGATTTCAACACAACCTCGATCACACCACGTCCGACGACGAGGTGGAAATCATTAACGGCGATGCGTCCGACGCCGATTGTGTCCGCAGTGCCACCAAAGACATCGACTATATTTTCCATCATGCCGCGATGGCCAGCGTGCCACGCAGCATGCGAGAGCCGGCATTGTGCCACGCGTGGTGCGCCACCAGCACGGTGGAGTTGCTGAAAAGTGCTGCCGACAATGGCGTCAAGCGTTTGGTGTTGGCGTCCACCAGTGCGGCGTACGGCGATTCACCGTTTGTTTCCAAGCGTGAATCCGATCCGGTCGCACCGCTATCACCCTACGCGGCCGCAAAATTGGCCGCCGAATCCTATTGCCAAGCGTTCTATCGTGGGTTTGGATTAGAAACCGTGGTGCTCCGCTACTTCAACGTGTTCGGTCCACGGCAAGATCCCAAGAGCGAGTACAGCGCGGTGATCCCTCGTTTTGTTTCGATGATCCTTTCGGGTGATCGACCGATCATCTACGGCGATGGCAAACAATCGCGAGACTTCGTTTACGTTCGCGATGTGGCTCGAGCGAACATGTTGGCTGCAACCTCGTCCGACGCGCCTGGTGGAACCTTTAACATCGGCCGCGGTGAACGAACGTCGCTGCTGATGCTGCTGAACTCGCTGCGTGACATTTTAGGCCAAGGCATCGATCCAATCCACGAGCCACCGCGGGCCGGTGACGTCCGTGATTCGCTTGCGGATATCAATGTCGCACGTAATCGACTCGGTTTTGAACCCCAAGTCACGATCGATCAGGGGTTGGAAATGAGTGTCGATTTCTATCGCAGCCTTGTCGTGAATGCGTGA
- a CDS encoding redoxin domain-containing protein produces MSKLVLLFSFLCISVAVACSKPLAAETTRDSINVPPVLLQMIRDSAIQAELKLSENQLGSLRDALVEVDGPWFRSRNLPPKEQRPIVDQLSQTLTVRLDSILEPAQKSRLDQLVSQALGTRMVLRENVQAELQIDEPQMQSLVETFAHTDTRSAELQQAIVAGETSADDVNKEINELKAAERESLLKILTNTQRSKIGVLTGTPFDFASVKRTYPLAPELRSEGAQWIDGTATTLQQQRGKVVAVHFYAFQCINCKRNLPHYTAWHNDYADKGLVVIGIQTPETSAERKFDKVRAAAKAEGIEYPVMLDAESANWRSYNTTMWPTVYLIDKEGFIRRWWQGEMNWQGTPGEQQMRTTIEALLAE; encoded by the coding sequence ATGTCAAAACTCGTTCTGCTGTTCTCGTTCCTCTGCATCAGTGTTGCTGTCGCGTGTAGCAAACCACTCGCAGCCGAAACGACACGTGATTCCATCAACGTACCGCCGGTGCTGTTGCAGATGATTCGCGATTCCGCGATCCAGGCGGAACTGAAACTCAGCGAAAATCAGCTTGGCTCATTGCGCGACGCCTTGGTCGAAGTCGATGGGCCCTGGTTTCGCTCTCGTAATTTGCCGCCCAAAGAGCAGCGGCCAATTGTCGATCAGTTATCGCAAACGCTCACCGTGCGGCTGGACTCAATTCTCGAGCCAGCTCAAAAATCGCGACTGGATCAACTCGTGTCTCAAGCACTTGGCACACGAATGGTGCTTCGAGAGAACGTGCAAGCCGAGCTGCAGATCGACGAGCCTCAAATGCAATCGCTCGTCGAAACGTTTGCTCACACCGACACGCGATCGGCTGAGTTGCAACAAGCGATCGTCGCGGGTGAAACGTCGGCAGACGATGTCAATAAAGAGATCAATGAACTCAAAGCGGCCGAGCGAGAAAGCTTGCTGAAAATTTTGACCAACACCCAGCGGTCCAAGATCGGCGTGTTGACGGGCACGCCGTTTGATTTCGCCAGTGTCAAACGCACCTACCCGCTGGCGCCCGAATTGCGAAGCGAAGGGGCTCAGTGGATTGATGGCACTGCGACGACGCTGCAGCAGCAACGTGGCAAAGTGGTGGCGGTGCACTTTTACGCGTTCCAGTGCATCAATTGCAAACGCAATCTGCCGCACTACACCGCTTGGCACAACGATTATGCCGACAAGGGATTGGTGGTGATCGGCATCCAAACGCCTGAGACATCGGCGGAGCGAAAATTCGACAAAGTCCGTGCCGCCGCCAAGGCCGAAGGGATCGAATACCCGGTCATGCTCGATGCCGAATCGGCGAATTGGCGATCATACAACACGACGATGTGGCCCACGGTTTATTTGATCGACAAAGAAGGATTCATTCGCCGTTGGTGGCAGGGCGAAATGAATTGGCAGGGCACGCCGGGCGAGCAGCAAATGCGGACGACGATCGAAGCTCTTTTGGCCGAATAG
- the ychF gene encoding redox-regulated ATPase YchF gives MEAGIVGLPNVGKSTLFNALTASKAAQSENYPFCTIEPNEGIVSVPDVRLTRITQYITPQKTIPAVLKLVDIAGIVKGASEGEGLGNKFLSHIRQVDAIVQVVRCFDDPDVIHVSGTVDPIADMDTIETELMLADIQTLENALSKAERTARSGDKEAKLRVAVIQKCNEHLSKDEPLRTLELNNVEASAISSYGLMSAKPVLYVANVSETDLEGNDPLVQKVREQAAKVGATVVCVCAKLEAELAELEEPDRSEMLSEVGLEEPALNQIARATYSTLGLESYFTAGEKEVRAWTIPKGATAPQAAGVIHSDFERGFIRCEVYTLEDLETYKTEKEIRQAGKLRVEGKSYVMKDGDICHFLFNV, from the coding sequence ATGGAAGCCGGAATTGTTGGTCTGCCGAACGTCGGTAAAAGTACGCTGTTTAACGCTTTGACAGCATCAAAAGCGGCCCAAAGCGAAAATTATCCGTTTTGCACCATCGAACCAAACGAAGGCATCGTCAGCGTCCCCGATGTTCGTTTGACCCGAATCACCCAGTACATCACCCCTCAAAAGACCATTCCGGCGGTCCTGAAATTGGTGGACATCGCGGGCATCGTCAAAGGAGCCAGCGAGGGGGAAGGGCTTGGAAACAAATTCCTCAGCCATATCCGTCAAGTCGACGCGATCGTGCAAGTCGTCCGCTGTTTTGACGATCCCGACGTGATCCACGTTTCGGGAACCGTCGATCCGATTGCTGACATGGATACGATCGAAACCGAATTGATGCTGGCGGACATCCAAACGCTCGAAAATGCGCTCAGCAAAGCGGAACGGACCGCCCGCAGCGGTGACAAGGAAGCGAAATTGCGAGTCGCGGTGATCCAAAAATGCAACGAACACCTCAGCAAGGACGAACCGCTGCGGACGCTTGAGCTGAACAATGTCGAAGCGTCGGCGATCTCGAGCTACGGGTTGATGTCGGCCAAACCGGTTCTGTACGTCGCCAATGTCAGCGAAACCGACCTCGAAGGCAACGATCCGCTTGTGCAGAAGGTCCGCGAACAAGCCGCCAAGGTTGGCGCGACGGTGGTTTGCGTGTGTGCCAAATTGGAAGCCGAATTGGCTGAACTCGAAGAACCGGATCGCAGCGAAATGTTGTCCGAAGTCGGACTCGAAGAGCCCGCGCTGAACCAAATTGCCCGAGCGACCTACAGCACGCTGGGGCTGGAAAGCTACTTCACCGCCGGCGAAAAAGAAGTCCGTGCGTGGACGATCCCCAAGGGGGCGACTGCTCCCCAAGCCGCGGGCGTGATCCATAGCGATTTTGAACGTGGCTTTATCCGCTGCGAGGTCTACACGCTGGAAGACCTGGAAACCTATAAAACCGAAAAAGAAATTCGACAAGCCGGTAAACTACGCGTCGAAGGCAAGAGCTATGTGATGAAAGATGGCGACATCTGTCACTTCCTGTTCAACGTCTAA
- a CDS encoding amidohydrolase: MEPATDPMSRVRSIDTEITHVWMVRTFLKHCDEAEDDEDLRDIVRDLYDFILAVGPLDEVDDAAIYLKMAKKKLGKLRKATELYEAIQPEVSGHTNFVMAARSLRAAVDRIADAVAKPSPT; encoded by the coding sequence ATGGAACCAGCGACCGACCCGATGTCGCGTGTTCGCAGCATTGATACCGAAATCACGCATGTATGGATGGTGCGAACCTTCTTGAAACATTGCGATGAAGCTGAGGATGACGAAGATCTTCGTGATATTGTCCGTGATCTTTACGATTTTATCTTGGCGGTTGGACCGCTTGATGAAGTCGATGATGCTGCGATCTATTTGAAAATGGCAAAGAAGAAACTCGGCAAACTTCGCAAAGCGACCGAACTGTACGAAGCGATTCAGCCCGAGGTCAGCGGGCACACCAATTTTGTGATGGCGGCGAGATCGCTTCGCGCTGCCGTGGACCGCATCGCCGACGCTGTTGCAAAGCCATCCCCCACGTAA
- the rdgB gene encoding RdgB/HAM1 family non-canonical purine NTP pyrophosphatase — protein MFQLVVGTNNAKKLIELRLLLPQDKVKLVALAEIEDSIDVDETGTTFAENAALKATVQAKHLGQWVLAEDSGLTVDALGGEPGVHSARYAGKHGDDEANNDKLLAAMKDIPDDRRTAHFNSYLCLSDPQGNVRLEANSRCSGRIAHTRQGTAGFGYDPLFIIREYHRTFGDLDLTVKRAISHRSRALRQFVPEFLRLIESIDQ, from the coding sequence ATGTTTCAACTCGTTGTCGGTACGAACAACGCCAAAAAACTGATCGAATTGCGATTACTGTTGCCGCAAGACAAGGTCAAGCTAGTGGCGTTGGCCGAGATTGAAGATTCGATCGACGTCGATGAGACGGGAACGACGTTCGCTGAAAACGCCGCTCTAAAAGCGACCGTTCAGGCGAAGCATCTCGGACAATGGGTGTTAGCCGAAGACAGCGGATTGACCGTCGATGCGCTGGGTGGTGAACCCGGCGTTCACTCGGCTCGCTACGCTGGCAAGCATGGCGACGACGAAGCCAACAATGACAAACTGCTTGCGGCAATGAAAGACATTCCGGACGACCGCCGGACGGCTCACTTCAATAGCTACCTGTGCCTGTCAGATCCACAAGGCAACGTGCGTTTGGAAGCGAATTCACGCTGCAGCGGCCGAATCGCCCACACACGGCAAGGCACCGCGGGATTCGGTTACGACCCGCTGTTTATCATCCGCGAATACCATCGCACGTTTGGCGATTTGGATCTGACGGTCAAGCGAGCGATCAGCCACCGCTCGCGGGCGCTGCGGCAATTTGTGCCTGAGTTCTTGCGACTGATCGAATCGATCGATCAATAG
- a CDS encoding mandelate racemase/muconate lactonizing enzyme family protein — MKTSTDLIRVDLNVRSETYDYRTPMKFGGRVVTDVTVVSVDCHAETASQTAIGLGSMTMGVAWAWPDASLDDVTKLDIVVELVRRIANAFSDRECTGHPLDICHRMIPVREAIAKQLASERGLSSPIPDLAVLLAASPVEAALFDAHGKAAGQSSYSLLSRPHLQHDLAHFLGESAYQDVWLGDLISDTPVYTMPLYHLVGALDPLGDGDLEQPVGDGLPETLHDWIVRDGLTHLKIKLNGDDLDWDVQRVIRTHAVATGVRKAPAKGQADWAFSLDFNEKCADEEYVLAVLERITRQQPDALRCIQYIEQPTHRDLERLPAITMHRVRERLPVVIDESLVNLRSLRTAIKQGYSGIALKACKGHAEALLLGAVARHEKLFLCVQDLTCVGASLLHSASLAAHIPGVAAIESNGRQYSPAANRRWMAEFGEFFEVRGGQVPTRMLAGPGLGYGSDPALSQ; from the coding sequence ATGAAAACCTCAACTGATTTAATCCGCGTCGATCTGAATGTTCGCAGCGAGACCTATGATTACCGAACGCCAATGAAATTTGGCGGGCGAGTGGTGACGGATGTCACCGTGGTCTCGGTCGATTGTCATGCCGAAACCGCTTCGCAAACGGCGATCGGGTTGGGCTCGATGACCATGGGAGTCGCGTGGGCGTGGCCGGACGCGTCGCTCGATGATGTCACAAAGCTCGACATCGTTGTGGAATTGGTTCGCCGTATCGCCAACGCGTTTTCAGATCGCGAGTGCACAGGACATCCGCTGGATATTTGCCATCGGATGATCCCCGTACGCGAAGCGATCGCGAAACAGCTTGCATCCGAGCGAGGATTGTCTTCGCCGATTCCTGATCTCGCGGTGCTGCTTGCAGCGTCGCCGGTTGAGGCGGCGTTGTTCGATGCTCATGGAAAAGCGGCAGGCCAAAGCAGTTACTCGCTGCTGTCGCGTCCGCATCTGCAGCATGACTTGGCGCATTTCCTTGGCGAATCGGCGTATCAGGATGTCTGGCTTGGTGATCTGATTTCAGACACACCGGTGTACACCATGCCGCTGTATCATTTGGTCGGCGCACTTGATCCGCTCGGCGATGGCGATTTGGAACAACCCGTCGGCGATGGGCTGCCTGAAACGCTGCACGATTGGATTGTTCGCGACGGTTTGACTCACTTGAAAATCAAACTCAATGGCGACGATCTCGATTGGGATGTCCAGCGAGTGATTCGCACCCACGCTGTGGCTACCGGCGTTCGTAAAGCACCCGCAAAAGGGCAGGCCGATTGGGCATTCTCGCTCGACTTCAACGAAAAGTGCGCGGACGAAGAGTACGTGTTGGCGGTGCTTGAACGCATCACTCGCCAGCAACCCGACGCGCTTCGCTGTATCCAGTACATCGAGCAACCGACCCATCGTGATTTGGAGCGGTTGCCTGCCATCACGATGCACCGTGTCCGCGAGCGGTTGCCGGTGGTGATTGATGAATCGCTCGTTAACCTTCGCTCGCTTCGCACGGCCATCAAACAGGGTTACAGTGGAATCGCGCTGAAAGCCTGTAAGGGGCACGCCGAAGCACTTTTGTTGGGCGCGGTCGCGCGGCACGAGAAGCTGTTCCTGTGTGTTCAGGATTTGACCTGCGTAGGAGCGTCGCTGTTGCATTCGGCGTCCTTGGCCGCTCATATCCCAGGCGTGGCCGCGATCGAAAGCAACGGTCGGCAATATTCGCCTGCAGCCAATCGTCGCTGGATGGCCGAGTTTGGCGAGTTCTTCGAAGTCCGTGGCGGCCAAGTGCCGACGCGAATGCTCGCGGGCCCCGGTCTTGGTTACGGAAGCGATCCTGCGTTGTCGCAGTAA
- a CDS encoding response regulator transcription factor — translation MTKKLLIVDDHEIIRVGIGLLLEGTEIEVAGEATTAAEALSQVEAVKPDVVLLDIRMEGGDGLNALGRIKLDHPDLPIVLFSAYDNPTYIARAVALGAAGFVLKSAGRERLTEALKLAVSGESAWTREELRRVTGALATPRLSQDIEVPLTQRESEVLRQMALGLTNKEIAKMLGISYETVKEHVQHILRKIGVSDRTQAAVWAVRKNLV, via the coding sequence ATGACCAAGAAGCTACTAATTGTTGATGATCACGAGATCATTCGGGTGGGCATCGGGCTGCTGCTTGAGGGAACGGAAATCGAAGTCGCGGGTGAAGCCACGACCGCAGCCGAAGCGCTCAGCCAAGTCGAAGCCGTCAAACCCGACGTGGTCCTGCTGGACATTCGGATGGAAGGCGGAGACGGATTGAATGCTCTTGGACGAATCAAGCTAGACCACCCCGATCTTCCCATCGTTTTGTTCTCGGCGTACGACAACCCGACCTACATCGCTCGCGCGGTTGCCTTGGGCGCGGCTGGATTTGTGTTGAAATCCGCAGGCCGCGAACGGCTGACCGAAGCGCTGAAGCTTGCCGTTTCCGGCGAATCGGCGTGGACTCGCGAAGAACTGCGCCGCGTCACTGGTGCCTTGGCGACTCCTCGATTGAGCCAAGACATCGAAGTGCCGTTGACTCAGCGTGAAAGCGAAGTCCTTCGCCAAATGGCGCTTGGGTTGACCAACAAGGAAATCGCCAAGATGCTCGGCATCAGCTACGAAACGGTGAAGGAGCATGTGCAACACATCCTTCGCAAGATCGGCGTTAGCGATCGTACTCAAGCGGCTGTCTGGGCTGTTCGCAAGAACTTGGTCTAG
- the glgX gene encoding glycogen debranching protein GlgX: MLMKQPCPDQQFAYQAPYGATLQDTGVQFSVFSRSATAMRLLLYNKVNDREPSEVIEFDPVNDRRGDIWSMHVPGLTHGQLYHYQASGPWDPQHGHRFDSSARLIDPYAQALAGTYLPSKDGVVRPPKCVVIEDTFDWEGDRHLRHEMSETVIYEMHVRGFTKSRTAKVKTAGSYLGVIEKIPYLKSLGITAVELMPINEFPIRDPHGKKLERPNYWGYDPMAFFSPHRGYAHSKTPGAQVVEFKQMVKALHAAGIEVILDVVFNHTCEGNEHGPTISFKGLENQVYYILSEGQHYSNYSGCGNTLNGNHPVVREMIFHCLRHWVYNYHVDGFRFDLASILSRDTKGNLIPNPPMVEMIAEDPMLANTKVIAEAWDAAGAYQVGSFGNHRWAEWNGRYRDDVRGFWRGDGGTLGSLATRLAGSSDLYEHAGRPPHCSINFITSHDGFTMNDLVSYKEKHNLANGEDGRDGDNHNISDNYGEEGPSRKKGVQTIRERQIRNMLTTLLLSQGVPMLVSGDECRRTQKGNNNAYCQDNEISWFDWRLVDKNADMVRFVRSLIEFRKAQPTVRRREFLTGQPVDGRMIPDVSWYSPAGTPLDWGQHELAMVAYIAAPNLRDDPNGIGRDVVMMFNSTGQNREFMLPEVGRGLKWNLFVDTAAESPNEIFPKLNGPMPPSDRVIDVPCHSLKIYVNQIDTPLAGS; encoded by the coding sequence ATGCTCATGAAACAGCCGTGCCCCGATCAGCAATTTGCTTACCAAGCCCCTTACGGCGCGACACTGCAGGACACTGGCGTTCAGTTTTCTGTATTCAGCCGTTCGGCAACCGCGATGCGATTGTTGCTGTACAACAAAGTCAACGATCGTGAACCGAGCGAGGTGATCGAGTTTGACCCGGTCAATGATCGACGTGGTGATATCTGGAGCATGCATGTTCCGGGTCTCACGCATGGTCAACTTTACCACTACCAAGCGAGCGGTCCTTGGGATCCTCAGCACGGACATCGATTTGATTCATCGGCGCGTCTGATCGACCCTTACGCCCAAGCGTTGGCAGGGACTTACTTGCCAAGCAAGGACGGCGTGGTTCGTCCTCCGAAATGTGTTGTGATCGAAGACACATTTGATTGGGAAGGCGATCGCCATCTGCGTCACGAGATGAGCGAAACGGTGATCTATGAGATGCACGTTCGTGGATTCACCAAGAGCCGAACGGCGAAGGTCAAAACCGCGGGCAGCTACCTCGGGGTGATCGAGAAGATCCCGTACCTCAAATCGTTGGGGATCACGGCGGTTGAATTGATGCCCATCAACGAATTTCCGATTCGCGATCCACACGGCAAAAAGTTAGAGCGGCCGAACTATTGGGGTTACGACCCGATGGCGTTCTTCTCGCCTCATCGCGGTTACGCACATAGCAAGACCCCGGGTGCGCAGGTTGTCGAATTCAAACAGATGGTCAAGGCGCTGCATGCGGCAGGAATCGAAGTCATTTTGGATGTGGTGTTCAACCACACGTGCGAAGGCAACGAGCATGGTCCGACGATTTCCTTCAAGGGACTCGAGAATCAAGTCTATTACATCCTTAGCGAAGGCCAGCACTACTCAAATTACTCGGGTTGTGGCAACACGCTCAACGGGAACCATCCCGTTGTCCGTGAAATGATTTTCCACTGCTTGCGTCACTGGGTTTACAACTACCACGTCGATGGATTCCGTTTTGACTTGGCCAGTATCCTCAGCCGCGACACCAAGGGGAACTTGATTCCGAACCCGCCGATGGTCGAAATGATCGCCGAAGATCCGATGCTTGCGAACACCAAAGTGATCGCCGAAGCATGGGATGCCGCCGGAGCGTATCAGGTGGGATCGTTTGGCAACCATCGCTGGGCCGAGTGGAACGGTCGTTACCGTGACGACGTTCGTGGTTTTTGGCGAGGGGATGGCGGAACGCTTGGTTCGTTGGCAACACGTTTGGCCGGTAGCAGCGATTTGTACGAGCATGCTGGACGTCCGCCACACTGCAGCATCAACTTCATCACCAGCCATGATGGTTTCACGATGAACGACTTGGTGTCGTACAAAGAGAAGCACAACTTGGCCAATGGCGAAGACGGTCGTGACGGTGACAACCACAACATCAGCGACAACTATGGCGAAGAAGGTCCGTCACGCAAGAAAGGTGTGCAGACGATCCGCGAGCGTCAAATTCGCAACATGTTGACCACGTTGTTGCTCAGCCAGGGCGTCCCGATGTTGGTCAGCGGTGACGAATGTCGACGAACTCAGAAGGGGAACAACAACGCCTATTGCCAAGACAACGAGATCAGTTGGTTTGATTGGCGATTGGTCGACAAGAACGCCGACATGGTTCGCTTTGTCAGATCGCTGATCGAATTCCGCAAGGCCCAACCGACCGTGCGTCGCCGCGAATTTTTGACCGGACAACCTGTTGATGGGCGAATGATTCCCGACGTCTCGTGGTATTCCCCGGCGGGAACGCCGCTGGATTGGGGGCAACACGAATTGGCGATGGTCGCCTACATCGCGGCACCAAACCTGCGGGACGATCCCAACGGCATTGGCCGAGATGTCGTCATGATGTTCAACAGCACCGGACAAAACCGCGAATTCATGCTGCCCGAAGTGGGACGTGGATTGAAGTGGAACCTGTTTGTCGACACGGCTGCGGAATCACCCAACGAGATTTTCCCCAAGCTGAATGGACCGATGCCACCGAGCGACCGGGTGATCGACGTGCCTTGCCACTCGTTGAAGATCTACGTCAACCAGATCGACACGCCACTAGCGGGCTCCTAA
- a CDS encoding ATP-dependent Clp protease proteolytic subunit: MNHSPLHELSNSHSYQSYQRQRQLTLGDLLLENRIVFLQGEIHYANANDVVMKLLYLQSENRRKDIHFYINSPGGSVTATLAIYDTMQMLSCPVATYCVGEACSGAAVLLVGGTQGKRFCLPNSRVMMHQPMGGVGGQVSDIEIQAAEMFRYRDVLNKIISKHSGQSVEKISQDTDRDFFLGAEEAKTYGLVDDILVKPPADDNDDDDTP; this comes from the coding sequence ATGAACCATTCCCCCCTTCACGAACTTTCCAATAGCCATTCGTACCAGAGCTATCAACGCCAGCGTCAATTGACCCTTGGCGATTTGCTTTTGGAAAACCGCATCGTGTTTCTGCAAGGCGAGATTCACTATGCCAATGCCAACGACGTGGTAATGAAGCTGCTTTACCTGCAGAGCGAAAACCGTCGCAAGGACATCCACTTTTACATCAATTCGCCCGGCGGATCGGTCACCGCCACGTTGGCGATTTACGACACGATGCAGATGTTGTCGTGCCCGGTCGCGACGTACTGTGTCGGCGAAGCGTGCAGCGGCGCCGCAGTCTTGCTGGTCGGCGGAACGCAGGGCAAGCGGTTCTGTTTGCCCAACAGCCGCGTGATGATGCATCAGCCAATGGGTGGCGTCGGCGGTCAAGTCAGTGACATTGAGATCCAAGCCGCTGAAATGTTCCGCTACCGTGACGTCTTGAACAAGATCATCAGCAAGCACAGCGGCCAATCGGTAGAAAAGATTTCGCAGGATACCGACCGCGACTTCTTCCTCGGTGCCGAAGAAGCGAAGACGTACGGGCTTGTCGACGACATCTTGGTCAAGCCACCTGCGGACGACAACGATGACGACGACACTCCCTAG
- the clpP gene encoding ATP-dependent Clp endopeptidase proteolytic subunit ClpP translates to MPIIPYVVEKSGREERVYDIYSRLLKDRIIFLGQQVDDQISNALVAQMLFLQSDDPKADIHMYINSPGGSITAGMAIYDTMQFVSCDVATYCIGQAASMGAALLTAGAKGKRYALPNARIMIHQPLAGMQGTAREVEIHVEELRRIKKRMNELMIEHTGHSLEKIEQDTDRDRFMSADEACDYGLIDKVVHKAGQV, encoded by the coding sequence ATGCCAATCATTCCCTACGTTGTCGAAAAAAGCGGACGCGAAGAACGCGTCTATGACATCTACAGCCGACTGCTCAAAGACCGGATCATCTTCCTCGGCCAACAAGTCGACGACCAAATCTCGAACGCCTTGGTCGCGCAAATGTTGTTCCTTCAATCGGACGACCCCAAAGCCGATATCCACATGTACATCAACAGCCCCGGTGGCAGCATCACCGCAGGCATGGCGATCTACGACACAATGCAATTCGTCTCCTGTGACGTTGCAACCTACTGCATCGGCCAAGCCGCATCGATGGGAGCCGCATTGTTAACCGCCGGTGCGAAGGGCAAACGCTACGCGCTTCCCAACGCGCGGATCATGATTCACCAACCGCTTGCGGGGATGCAAGGCACCGCACGTGAAGTCGAGATTCACGTCGAAGAATTGCGCCGGATCAAGAAGCGGATGAACGAATTGATGATCGAGCACACCGGTCACTCGCTTGAAAAGATCGAGCAGGACACCGATCGCGACCGTTTCATGTCCGCCGACGAAGCCTGCGATTACGGCTTGATCGACAAGGTGGTCCACAAAGCGGGCCAAGTGTAA
- a CDS encoding DUF1579 domain-containing protein has protein sequence MPHKSLFAKMKGKWEGTCRTWFQPGQIADESPIRGEITSVLDGCFLRHTYQGSIQGKPRSGEELIAFNVILQTFQCSWIDDFHMNEAIMFSQGPLSKHGFCVFGEYDVAINHPKWGWKTEYESHDDDHLMITAYNVHPEGMEAKAVETIYHRIH, from the coding sequence ATGCCTCACAAATCCTTGTTTGCAAAGATGAAAGGCAAGTGGGAAGGCACCTGTCGAACTTGGTTTCAACCCGGGCAAATTGCTGACGAATCGCCGATCCGTGGTGAGATCACGTCAGTCCTGGACGGCTGCTTTCTTCGCCATACCTATCAAGGTTCGATCCAAGGCAAACCGCGTAGCGGCGAGGAATTGATCGCCTTCAATGTGATCTTACAGACCTTCCAGTGCTCGTGGATCGATGACTTTCACATGAACGAAGCGATCATGTTTTCTCAGGGCCCGCTATCCAAGCACGGCTTTTGCGTGTTCGGTGAATACGACGTGGCGATCAACCATCCCAAATGGGGCTGGAAAACGGAGTACGAATCCCATGATGACGACCACCTGATGATCACGGCGTACAACGTTCACCCCGAAGGCATGGAAGCCAAGGCGGTCGAAACGATCTACCACCGGATACACTGA
- a CDS encoding SRPBCC family protein, producing the protein MQNTTSILIDRNIDDVFRLTHQHVAEWSIIVVEDEVIEEKPGGVGTTFRTVTEDHGKRMEFAGVVTRCEPPYVHAVHLTGKMFDIDAEYVFNESNGRTRVTQRATVTGNGVFRWFMLLLGWAMKRSHCKASEQEMESLKRFCETEARSDHAQTLQRVPPNT; encoded by the coding sequence ATGCAGAACACAACCAGCATCCTGATCGACCGAAACATTGACGACGTTTTCCGGCTGACTCACCAGCACGTGGCCGAATGGAGCATCATTGTGGTCGAGGACGAAGTGATTGAAGAAAAACCAGGCGGTGTGGGAACCACGTTCCGCACGGTCACCGAGGATCACGGCAAACGAATGGAATTCGCCGGCGTCGTGACGCGTTGCGAACCGCCCTACGTTCACGCGGTTCATTTGACAGGCAAGATGTTCGACATCGATGCCGAGTACGTCTTTAACGAATCAAACGGTCGCACCCGCGTGACTCAGCGGGCCACCGTGACCGGCAACGGCGTATTTCGATGGTTCATGCTGCTGTTGGGTTGGGCGATGAAGCGGTCGCACTGTAAAGCCAGTGAACAGGAAATGGAAAGCTTGAAACGGTTCTGCGAAACCGAAGCCCGCAGCGACCACGCTCAGACCCTACAGCGTGTACCACCAAATACCTAA